A single genomic interval of Canis lupus dingo isolate Sandy chromosome 6, ASM325472v2, whole genome shotgun sequence harbors:
- the CCP110 gene encoding centriolar coiled-coil protein of 110 kDa isoform X3 encodes MEEYEKFCENSLARIQDASLSTESFLPVQSESISLIRFHGVAVLSPLLNIEKRKEMQQEKQKALDVETRKHVNRKKALLTRVQEILENVQVRKAPKASDFDPWETETVYSDSEVRNLNVPATFPNILPSPTEHSTLGKFEKITGILPLNNEDQFKSNGVDLTRDSEFNSLKHCDSSDIISSVENETSVKTPSTTPQETLTPNGLFPTNEEQDPSLSEEVTPDPYIMSLQNLMKKSKEYIEREQSRRSLRSSVKRSVYESHSDKENEAVKGTDSGREKVQLAGRHCASLVPDKPSLNKSNVLLQGASTQASGVNMSVLGSFSKVDIPVRTGHCTVLDLDSDFKVIPTFVPENHVIKSLTGSYAKLPSPEPSLSPKMHRRHSRPSSACHILINNPVNACELSPKGKEQTVDLVVQATDEETNIPESVPKLPADLAGVCSSKVCVTKNTSEAIQEVVLGKSNQVCQSSGSQLEKKVIHGLAIVEGQLTSDGRGPLKMDSTCTAMPRLPEPYATSQCIVTQNFGTMSGLKSANVLEKNTCNLQMELNKSYDVKNPSPLLMQNQNTRQQMDTPTVSCGNEPFLDNSFEKVKRRLDLDIDSLQKENCPYVLTTGVAEQERQYLPEKRYPKGSVYINKNKMLESSSKEGEEILKSKMLAFEEMRKRLEEQHAQQLSLLIAEQEREQERLQKEIEEQEKMLKEKKVIAAEASESGINNAVDLEWRKISDSGLLETMLSQVDSLHTSNSNSSGFTNSALQHSFASANEAPFYLWGSSTSGLNKLSVTRPFGRAKPKWSQVFSPEVQTKFNKITAVAKGFLTRRLMQTDKLKQLRQTVKDTMEFIRSFQSEAPLKRGVVSAQDASLQERVLAQLRAALYGIHDIFFVMDAAERMSILHHDREVRKEKMLRQMDKMKSPRVALSAATQKSLDRKKYMKAAEMGMPNKKFLVKQNPSETRVLQPNQGQNAPVHRLLSRQGFGEVYHPGIFVSAHKVMKNFSLWPQDHM; translated from the exons ATGGAGGAGTATGAGAAGTTCTGTGAGAACAGTCTTGCCAGAATCCAAGATGCATCACTATCCACAGAGAGCTTTCTACCTGTCCAGTCTGAAAGCATCTCACTTATTCGCTTCCATGGAGTGGCTGTGCTTTCTCCCCTG CTTAAcattgagaaaagaaaggaaatgcaacAAGAGAAGCAGAAAGCACTTGATGTAGAAACAAGAAAGCATGTTAATAGGAAGAAAGCTTTATTGACTCGGGTCCAGGAGATTCTTGAAAATGTTCAG GTTAGAAAAGCACCTAAAGCCAGTGATTTTGATCCGTGGGAGACTGAAACAGTTTACTCTGATTCAGAAGTCAGAAACTTGAATGTCCCTGctacatttccaaatatcttgCCAAGCCCTACTGAGCACTCTACTTTAGGAAAGTTTGAAAAGATAACTGGAATTTTGCCATTGAATAATGAGGACCAATTTAAATCTAATGGGGTAGACTTAACTAGGGACTCAGAATTTAATTCTTTGAAGCACTGTGATAGTTCAGATATTATTAGCTCTGTGGAAAATGAAACTTCTGTAAAGACCCCCTCCACAACCCCTCAGGAGACTCTCACACCCAATGGTCTCTTCCCAACCAATGAAGAACAGGACCCATCACTTTCGGAAGAAGTTACTCCGGATCCCTACATAATGAGTCTTCAGAACTTGATGAAAAAGTCAAAGGAATATATAGAAAGAGAACAATCGAGACGTAGTCTGAGAAGTAGTGTGAAAAGAAGTGTTTATGAGAGTCATTCAGATAAAGAAAACGAGGCTGTTAAAGGGACTGACTCTGGGAGGGAGAAGGTGCAGCTGGCTGGCAGACACTGTGCTTCTCTGGTTCCTGACAAACCAAGCCTTAATAAATCAAATGTTCTCCTCCAAGGTGCTTCTACTCAAGCAAGCGGTGTGAATATGTCCGTTTTAGGTAGCTTTTCTAAAGTGGACATACCTGTACGAACTGGCCATTGCACTGTTTTAGACCTCGATTCTGATTTTAAAGTCATTCCCACTTTTGTTCCCGAAAATCATGTTATCAAAAGTCTTACTGGTTCGTATGCCAAATTACCTAGTCCAGAGCCAAGCCTGAGTCCTAAAATGCATCGAAGGCATTCTAGGCCATCATCAGCATGTCATATACTTATAAATAACCCAGTAAATGCCTGTGAATTAAGtcctaaaggaaaagaacagacGGTAGACTTAGTTGTTCAAGCTACTGATGAAGAAACAAATATACCTGAAAGTGTGCCAAAGTTACCAGCTGATTTAGCTGGAGTTTGTTCAAGCAAGGTCTGTGTCACCAAAAATACATCTGAAGCCATACAGGAAGTGGTTTTAGGTAAATCAAATCAGGTATGCCAGTCTTCAGGAAGTCAGTTAGAAAAGAAGGTTATCCATGGACTTGCTATCGTGGAAGGTCAGTTAACATCTGATGGGAGAGGACCACTCAAAATGGACAGTACATGTACTGCAATGCCAAGGTTGCCTGAGCCATATGCCACCAGTCAGTGTATAGTGACTCAAAACTTTGGAACTATGAGTGGACTCAAGTCAGCCAATGTGTTAGAGAAAAACACCTGTAATTTACAAATGGAACTGAATAAGTCTTATGATGTAAAAAACCCATCTCCTTTACTCATGCAAAACCAGAATACCAGACAGCAGATGGACACCCCTACAGTGTCCTGTGGAAATGAACCATTTTTGGATAACAGTTTTGAGAAAGTTAAACGGAGACTTGATTTAGATATTGATAGTTTGCAAAAAGAAAACTGCCCTTATGTCTTAACAACTGGAGTAGCTGAACAGGAAAGGCAATATTTGCCAGAAAAAAGATACCCTAAGGGATCTGTCTACATCAACaagaataaaatgttagaaagTAGTTCCAAAG AAGGCGAGGAGATATTAAAAAGCAAGATGTTAGCTTTTGAAGAAATGCGGAAGAGGCTAGAAGAACAGCACGCCCAGCAGTTATCACTACTCATAGCTGAGCAGGAAAGGGAACAGGAAAGATTGCAGAAG GAAATAgaagaacaggagaaaatgttAAAGGAGAAGAAGGTGATTGCTGCTGAAGCCTCTGAATCAGGCATTAACAATGCAGTGGACttagaatggagaaaaataagcGACTCTGGTTTGCTGGAAACAATGTTGTCTCAAGTGGACTCACTCCATACTTCAAATTCAAATAGTTCTG GTTTCACAAATTCTGCCCTGCAGCATAGCTTTGCTTCTGCAAATGAAGCACCCTTCTACCTCTGGGGATCATCAACTAGTGGCTTGAACAAACTCTCAGTAACAAGGCCTTTTGGACGGGCCAAACCTAAATGGTCTCAG GTTTTCAGTCCAGAAGtacaaacaaaatttaacaagATAACCGCAGTGGCAAAAGGATTTCTTACTCGTAGACTTATGCAGACAGATAAGCTGAAACAACTTCGCCAAACTGTAAAA GACACTATGGAATTCATAAGGAGTTTTCAGTCAGAAGCGCCATTAAAGAGAGGAGTTGTTTCAGCACAAGATGCTTCTCTTCAGGAAAGAGTGTTAGCTCAG TTGCGAGCTGCCCTGTATGGTATTCATGACATATTCTTTGTAATGGATGCAGCTGAAAGAATGTCTATTCTCCATCATGACCGAGAAGTTCGCAAAGAAAAAATGCTCAGGCAAATG gacaaaatgaaaagtcCACGAGTGGCCCTGTCAGCTGCAACACAGAAGTCTCTTGATAGGAAGAAGTACATGAA AGCTGCTGAAATGGGAATGCCAAATAAGAAATTTCTGGTTAAACAAAATCCTTCTGAAACAAG AGTCCTTCAGCCAAACCAAGGACAGAATGCACCAGTTCATAGGCTACTTAGTAGACAAGG CTTTGGGGAAGTGTATCACCCAGGAATATTTGTATCTGCACATAAAGTGATGAAAAATTTCTCCCTCTGGCCACAAGATCACATGTGA